Proteins from a single region of Stappia sp. ES.058:
- a CDS encoding UxaA family hydrolase, protein MASKYSNITINAYRRENGRVGVRNHVLILPLDDISNAACEAVANNIKGTLALPHAYGRLQFGEDLDLHFRTIIGTGANPNVAACVVIGIEPGWTQKVVDGIAATGKPVKGFSIEQNGDLKTIMDASRTAKDFVHFASELQREECSISELWVSTKCGESDTTTGLGSCPTVGNMYDKLLPEGIYGCFGETSEITGAEHICQKRAVNEEVGERWYKMWKAYQDDVIFAHQTDDLSDSQPTKGNIEGGLTTIEEKALGNLEKIGRTSEFIDILEPAEAPKSGKGLYFMDSSSAAAECVTLMAAGGYVVHTFPTGQGNVIGNPIVPVIKITANPRTVRTMSEHVDVDVSGILRREMTIDEAGDELIEMIRRTSNGRATAAEALGHREFSMTKLYRSA, encoded by the coding sequence ATGGCTTCGAAATACTCAAACATCACCATCAACGCCTACCGTCGCGAGAACGGCCGGGTGGGCGTGCGCAACCATGTCTTGATCCTGCCGCTTGACGACATTTCCAACGCGGCCTGCGAGGCGGTGGCCAACAACATCAAGGGCACGCTGGCACTCCCGCATGCTTATGGGCGCCTGCAGTTCGGCGAGGATCTCGATCTTCACTTCCGCACGATCATCGGCACCGGCGCCAACCCCAATGTCGCCGCCTGCGTTGTGATCGGCATCGAGCCGGGCTGGACCCAGAAGGTCGTCGACGGCATCGCCGCCACCGGCAAGCCGGTGAAGGGCTTTTCCATCGAGCAGAACGGCGATCTGAAGACGATCATGGACGCCTCGCGCACGGCGAAGGACTTCGTGCATTTCGCCTCCGAGCTGCAGCGCGAGGAATGCTCGATCTCCGAGCTTTGGGTCTCGACCAAATGCGGCGAGAGCGACACGACGACCGGCCTCGGCTCCTGCCCGACGGTCGGCAACATGTACGACAAGCTGCTGCCGGAAGGCATCTACGGTTGCTTCGGTGAAACCTCCGAGATCACCGGTGCGGAGCACATCTGCCAAAAGCGTGCGGTCAACGAAGAGGTTGGCGAGCGCTGGTACAAGATGTGGAAGGCCTATCAGGACGATGTCATCTTTGCGCATCAAACCGATGACCTCTCCGACAGCCAGCCGACCAAGGGCAACATTGAGGGCGGTCTGACGACCATCGAGGAGAAGGCGCTCGGCAATCTGGAAAAGATCGGCCGCACGTCCGAGTTCATCGACATTCTGGAACCGGCCGAGGCGCCGAAGTCCGGAAAGGGCCTCTACTTCATGGATTCCTCGTCGGCGGCAGCAGAATGCGTGACGCTGATGGCGGCGGGCGGCTATGTCGTTCACACCTTTCCGACCGGGCAGGGCAATGTGATCGGCAATCCGATCGTACCGGTGATCAAGATCACCGCGAACCCGCGCACGGTCCGCACCATGAGCGAGCATGTCGATGTCGACGTGTCGGGTATCTTGCGTCGCGAGATGACGATCGACGAGGCCGGCGACGAGCTGATCGAGATGATCCGGCGCACCTCCAACGGCCGGGCAACGGCCGCTGAGGCACTCGGTCATCGGGAATTCTCGATGACAAAGCTCTACCGCAGCGCCTAA
- a CDS encoding YeiH family protein, with translation MKSGWGPLFPGLLLAATVATAAKFLGEHYGAPVMLFALLIGMAFNFLASDERFAKGIEFASKTLLRAGIVLLGMRITGADIVSLGLSTFLTVVGLMALTIGCGFVCGRIFGKGWRFSLLTGGSVAICGASAALAIASIIPHNDKTERNTLFTVVSVTTISTIAMIIYPILFSLLGLTDDQSGFLVGATIHDVAQVVGAGYSISAEAGDVSTIIKLLRVTMLPVVLIVVVLALAKSGASGSGKVRLPLFVVGFAALTTLNSFGVIPEVVTTVGVNASSWMLVIAISALGVRTNMKDMLQLGWQHVAVILVETLFLLTMALIAVEIGLVGSVSF, from the coding sequence ATGAAATCCGGATGGGGTCCGCTGTTCCCCGGTTTATTGCTCGCAGCCACGGTTGCGACAGCGGCGAAATTTCTCGGCGAGCACTATGGCGCGCCGGTCATGCTCTTCGCATTGCTGATCGGCATGGCGTTCAATTTCCTGGCGAGCGACGAGCGCTTTGCAAAGGGCATCGAGTTTGCGTCCAAGACGTTGTTGCGGGCCGGCATCGTGCTGCTCGGCATGCGCATCACCGGGGCGGATATCGTTTCGCTCGGCCTGTCCACCTTTCTGACCGTCGTCGGCCTGATGGCCCTGACCATCGGCTGCGGATTCGTTTGCGGCCGGATTTTCGGCAAGGGCTGGCGCTTTTCGTTGCTGACCGGCGGGTCGGTTGCGATCTGCGGCGCCTCGGCGGCGCTCGCCATCGCCTCGATCATCCCGCACAATGACAAGACGGAACGCAACACGCTGTTCACCGTCGTGTCCGTGACCACGATCTCGACCATCGCGATGATCATCTATCCGATCCTGTTTTCCCTGCTTGGTCTGACCGACGATCAAAGCGGCTTTCTTGTCGGTGCGACCATCCACGATGTCGCGCAGGTCGTCGGCGCCGGCTATTCCATTTCCGCCGAGGCGGGCGATGTCTCCACCATCATCAAGCTGCTGCGGGTGACCATGCTGCCGGTTGTGCTGATCGTTGTCGTGCTGGCGCTGGCGAAATCCGGCGCCAGCGGCAGCGGAAAGGTGCGTCTTCCGCTCTTCGTCGTCGGCTTTGCCGCTCTGACCACGCTGAACAGCTTCGGTGTTATTCCCGAGGTCGTGACCACGGTCGGTGTCAACGCATCGTCCTGGATGCTGGTGATCGCCATTTCCGCGCTTGGCGTGCGCACCAACATGAAGGACATGCTTCAGCTCGGGTGGCAGCATGTGGCCGTGATCCTGGTCGAGACCCTGTTCCTGCTGACAATGGCACTGATCGCGGTGGAGATTGGTCTCGTCGGCTCCGTTTCGTTCTGA
- a CDS encoding Rrf2 family transcriptional regulator yields MRLTAFTDFGLRALMRMAGEPERALSTAELAGEFRISRNHLAKAVAALSAAGFVETRRGGGGGAVLARSAAQMPLGDIVAVLEQRSPLVECFQSDGGDCVVTPVCRLKTILAGGRQRFLDELNLYTLADCALPARREAAQ; encoded by the coding sequence ATGCGACTGACAGCCTTTACGGATTTCGGATTACGCGCGCTCATGCGCATGGCCGGGGAACCGGAGCGGGCCTTGTCCACGGCAGAGCTCGCCGGCGAATTCCGGATTTCGCGCAATCATCTTGCAAAGGCGGTTGCCGCGTTGTCCGCCGCCGGCTTTGTCGAAACGCGGCGGGGCGGGGGCGGCGGTGCGGTGCTTGCCCGCAGTGCCGCGCAAATGCCGCTCGGCGACATCGTGGCCGTGCTCGAGCAGCGAAGCCCGCTGGTCGAGTGCTTCCAATCCGATGGCGGAGATTGCGTCGTGACGCCGGTGTGCCGCCTGAAGACAATCCTCGCAGGCGGTCGCCAGCGTTTCCTGGATGAACTGAACCTTTACACGCTGGCGGATTGTGCCCTGCCGGCAAGACGGGAGGCTGCGCAATGA
- a CDS encoding NnrS family protein, with protein MTSTAMQMRAWRGTALLSYGFRPFFLGGAAWAAFAMVLWLPMLTGHIVLPTAFDPVSWHAHAFLYGYLGAVVAGFMLTAVPNWTGRLPIVGWRLGILALTWLAGRVAVAFSAGLPPGLVAMIDLAFPVVFALAVGREIVAGKNWRNLIVLGMLTVFIAGNAVFHWEAARGDYAAGGTGLRIGLGAALMMIAVIGGRIIPSFTRNWLAKRKPGRLPVPPMQRFDKLTLVVLLVSLLLWVVLPVSPWTGVALVACGVLHLGRLARWAGDRTLTEPLVAVLHVGYSFLPLGALFLGVTILLEDDPVRTASQHLWMGGALGLMTLAVMTRATLGHTGRPLHAGAATLAVYAALVGSVLARFAAGFWPDAATLLHGASAGLWLAAFAGYAAAYGPSLCRRPPGKAG; from the coding sequence ATGACCTCCACGGCCATGCAGATGCGGGCCTGGCGCGGCACGGCGCTCCTGAGCTACGGCTTTCGACCCTTCTTCCTGGGCGGAGCGGCCTGGGCCGCGTTTGCAATGGTTCTCTGGTTGCCGATGTTGACCGGCCACATCGTCCTGCCGACGGCCTTCGACCCGGTGTCCTGGCATGCGCATGCGTTTCTCTATGGCTATCTGGGAGCGGTCGTCGCGGGTTTCATGCTCACGGCCGTGCCGAACTGGACCGGACGCTTGCCGATCGTCGGCTGGCGGCTCGGTATCCTGGCCCTGACCTGGCTTGCGGGGCGTGTTGCGGTGGCGTTCTCCGCCGGACTGCCGCCCGGTCTCGTCGCCATGATCGATCTTGCCTTTCCCGTTGTTTTCGCGCTGGCGGTCGGGCGGGAAATCGTTGCGGGAAAGAATTGGCGCAATCTGATCGTGCTCGGCATGTTGACCGTCTTCATCGCCGGAAATGCTGTCTTCCATTGGGAGGCCGCACGCGGGGACTACGCGGCCGGCGGAACGGGGCTGCGGATCGGCCTTGGCGCCGCGCTGATGATGATCGCCGTGATCGGCGGGCGCATCATTCCCTCGTTCACCCGCAACTGGCTCGCGAAACGCAAACCCGGACGCTTGCCGGTCCCGCCCATGCAACGCTTCGACAAGCTCACGCTTGTCGTGCTGCTGGTGTCGTTGCTTCTGTGGGTCGTGCTGCCGGTGAGCCCCTGGACCGGTGTGGCATTGGTTGCTTGCGGCGTGTTGCATCTTGGCCGTCTTGCCCGATGGGCGGGCGATCGGACTTTGACCGAGCCGTTGGTGGCGGTCCTGCACGTCGGCTATTCGTTCCTGCCTCTTGGCGCGCTGTTTCTTGGCGTTACGATCCTGCTTGAGGACGATCCGGTGCGGACGGCGTCCCAGCATCTGTGGATGGGCGGAGCGCTGGGATTGATGACGCTGGCGGTCATGACGCGGGCGACTCTCGGACACACAGGACGTCCCTTGCACGCCGGAGCGGCGACGCTTGCAGTCTATGCAGCGCTTGTCGGATCGGTCCTTGCGCGTTTTGCCGCAGGTTTCTGGCCCGATGCCGCAACACTGCTCCATGGCGCGTCCGCCGGTCTCTGGCTCGCGGCCTTCGCCGGATATGCAGCCGCCTACGGTCCCTCCCTGTGCCGGCGTCCGCCGGGCAAGGCCGGGTGA
- a CDS encoding NnrU family protein: MTEWGEFALAFAAFLTTHSVPIRPPMRPVLIALLGPRGFTLAYSLLSLGALAWLIAAAGRAPYVALWHWAPWQNHLTLSLMLPVCLLLALAIVRPNPLSFGGAGNDRFDPVRPGIVRLVRHPLLLALALWAAAHLVPNGDLAHVLLFGVFAAFAALGGRLVDRRKQRELGARWHSLRAEIKAQPVFAGPASWSGLWLRLGTGVALYAALLLAHPWLFGVSPLS, from the coding sequence ATGACCGAATGGGGAGAATTCGCGCTCGCTTTCGCCGCATTCCTGACGACGCATTCCGTGCCGATCCGGCCGCCAATGCGGCCCGTCCTGATTGCCTTGCTCGGACCGCGCGGGTTCACGCTTGCCTATTCGCTGCTTTCCCTGGGCGCTCTTGCCTGGTTGATCGCGGCCGCAGGGCGTGCGCCCTATGTCGCCTTGTGGCATTGGGCGCCCTGGCAGAACCATCTGACCCTGTCCCTGATGCTTCCCGTGTGCCTGCTCCTCGCTCTCGCCATCGTGCGTCCGAATCCCTTGTCCTTCGGCGGAGCCGGCAACGACCGCTTTGATCCCGTCCGTCCCGGCATCGTGCGGCTTGTCCGCCACCCGCTTCTGCTGGCGCTGGCGCTATGGGCTGCGGCGCACCTGGTCCCGAACGGCGATCTTGCCCATGTGCTCCTTTTTGGCGTCTTCGCGGCTTTCGCAGCGCTTGGCGGACGGTTGGTGGACCGGCGCAAACAGCGCGAACTGGGCGCTCGGTGGCACAGTCTGCGCGCGGAGATCAAGGCCCAACCGGTGTTTGCGGGGCCGGCATCCTGGTCGGGACTGTGGCTGCGCCTGGGCACCGGGGTCGCGCTTTATGCGGCGCTCCTCCTGGCGCATCCATGGCTTTTCGGCGTCAGTCCGCTGTCCTAG
- a CDS encoding helix-turn-helix domain-containing protein, giving the protein MRKEMPESDYPDIRELHLFSDMAHENFMSLMRGAYVQAFPPQIEMITEGDPSDFLHVVLTGSVDLFCSWNGRETSMATVRPISTFILAATIRDAPNLMSARTLEKSRIALIPSQDVRAAFNADSDFARAIVTELAQCYRSVIKTQKDLKLRTSLERLANFLLRQQKRTAGEAGFDLPFEKRRLASFLGMTPENLSRAFKGLQPYGVNVTGTRITIKDQGDLEKFAKPSPLIDDYST; this is encoded by the coding sequence GTGCGCAAAGAGATGCCCGAGTCGGATTATCCGGACATCCGGGAACTCCATTTGTTTTCGGACATGGCCCATGAGAACTTCATGTCGCTCATGCGCGGGGCCTATGTGCAGGCCTTCCCGCCCCAGATTGAGATGATCACCGAGGGCGACCCCAGCGATTTCCTGCATGTCGTGCTGACAGGTTCGGTGGATCTCTTTTGCAGCTGGAACGGACGCGAGACCAGCATGGCGACCGTCCGCCCGATCTCCACCTTCATTCTTGCCGCAACAATCCGCGATGCGCCCAATCTCATGTCGGCGCGAACGCTCGAGAAGAGCCGGATCGCGCTGATCCCGAGCCAGGATGTCCGCGCCGCCTTCAACGCCGACAGTGATTTCGCGCGGGCGATCGTGACCGAACTGGCGCAATGCTACCGGTCCGTCATCAAGACGCAGAAAGACCTGAAACTCAGAACCTCGTTGGAGCGCCTTGCGAATTTTCTTCTGCGTCAACAAAAGCGCACTGCCGGAGAGGCCGGGTTCGACCTGCCTTTCGAAAAGCGGAGACTGGCGTCCTTTCTCGGCATGACGCCAGAGAACCTGAGCCGCGCCTTCAAGGGGCTCCAGCCCTATGGCGTGAACGTGACCGGCACCCGCATCACCATCAAGGACCAGGGCGATCTGGAGAAATTCGCAAAGCCCAGCCCGCTGATCGACGACTATTCAACCTGA
- a CDS encoding nitrate reductase subunit alpha, producing MSHLLDRLNFLTPKQLETFSNGHGQVTRENRDWEDTYRNRWRHDKIVRSTHGVNCTGSCSWKIYVKSGIVTWETQQTDYPRTRPDLPNHEPRGCARGASYSWYLYSANRVKNPLVRGRLMKVWRELRETLSPIEAWTRLQNDPVLRASYVETRGKGGFVRATWDEATEIVAAANAYTAKTYGPDRVFGFSPIPAMSMVSYAAGSRYLSLLGGVCMSFYDWYCDLPPASPMTWGEQTDVPESADWYNAGYLLLWGSNVPQTRTPDAHFYTEARYKGTKSAVICPDYSEAAKFGDVWLNAKQGTDAALAMAFGHVILREFHLDRQAEYFEEYCRKYSDFPMLVRLDETDGRVVPGRFLRADDLDGKLGEANNPEWKTVAYDEVSSGFVAPNGSIGYRWGEDGEWNLEERASKADTKLKMSLVLEEDHDDVVGVDFPYFGGESFGQFQTDADHPKVLTRNIPVKRVRTPDGEIAVATVFDLFCANYGLDRGLGGDWVTSDFADEMPGTPAWAQKITGVSADKIIHVAREFARNAEKTNGKSMIIIGAAMNHWFHMDMNYRGVINMLVMCGCVGQSGGGWAHYVGQEKLRPQTGWQPLAFALDWNRPPRHMNSTSAWYAHTDQWRYETLAASEILSPTAPEGDWDASLIDYNIRAERMGWLPSAPQLKTNPLEVAKAAKAAGKDVPAYVAEQLKSGDLEMSCHDPDDPANWPRNLFVWRSNLLGSSGKGHEYFLKHLLGTDHGVMGKDLGEEGRQLPREAKWHKEGPRGKLDLLVTIDFRMSTTCVYSDIVLPTASWYEKDDMNTSDMHPFIHPLQAAVDPAYESKSDWEIFKSIARKVQDVAPEILGKETDIVALPILHDTPAEIAQDQVRDWKKGECELIPGKTAPNFIAVERDYTAIYDRFVALGPLMDKLGNGGKGISWNTQSEIDNLSAMNGVHTKGSAAGRPKIETAIDACEVILMLAPETNGEVAVKAWQALEKATGRAHTHLADGEHHNKIRFNDIAAQPRKIISSPTWSGIESEKVSYNAGYTNVHELIPWRTLTGRQQLYQDHLWMRAFGEGFMSYRPPVDLKTVGAEINAEARDGAAHVVLNFITPHQKWGIHSTYTDNLLMLTLNRGGPVIWISENDARIAGIVDNDWVELYNVNGALTARAVVSQRIKDGTTFMYHAQEKIVNTPGSEKTGKRGGIHNSVTRTVLKPTHMIGGYAQQSYGFNYYGTVGSNRDEFVIVRKMQNVDWLDGEATAKEAAE from the coding sequence ATGAGCCACTTGCTCGACAGACTGAACTTCCTGACGCCCAAGCAGTTGGAAACCTTCTCGAACGGTCACGGTCAGGTCACCCGCGAAAACCGCGACTGGGAGGACACCTACCGGAACCGCTGGCGGCACGACAAGATCGTGCGCTCGACCCATGGCGTGAACTGCACGGGATCGTGTTCCTGGAAGATCTATGTGAAATCCGGCATCGTGACCTGGGAGACCCAGCAGACCGACTATCCGCGCACCCGGCCCGACCTGCCGAACCACGAACCTCGCGGCTGTGCGCGCGGTGCGTCCTACAGCTGGTATCTCTACAGCGCGAACCGGGTGAAGAACCCTCTGGTGCGCGGTCGGCTGATGAAGGTCTGGCGCGAACTGCGTGAGACCCTCAGCCCGATCGAGGCCTGGACCAGGCTGCAAAACGATCCGGTTTTGCGCGCCTCCTATGTCGAGACACGCGGCAAGGGCGGGTTCGTCCGCGCGACATGGGACGAGGCGACGGAAATCGTTGCCGCCGCCAATGCCTATACCGCCAAGACCTATGGACCCGATCGCGTCTTCGGGTTTTCGCCGATCCCGGCCATGTCGATGGTCAGCTATGCGGCCGGTTCGCGGTACCTGAGCCTGCTCGGCGGCGTCTGCATGAGCTTTTATGACTGGTACTGCGACCTGCCGCCGGCAAGTCCGATGACCTGGGGCGAGCAGACGGACGTTCCCGAAAGCGCCGACTGGTACAACGCCGGCTACCTGTTGCTCTGGGGCTCGAATGTGCCGCAGACGCGCACGCCCGACGCGCATTTCTATACCGAGGCGCGCTACAAGGGCACTAAATCCGCGGTCATCTGTCCCGATTACTCCGAGGCCGCGAAGTTCGGCGACGTCTGGCTGAATGCCAAGCAGGGCACGGACGCAGCCCTTGCCATGGCCTTTGGTCACGTGATCCTGCGCGAGTTTCATCTTGATCGGCAGGCGGAGTATTTCGAGGAGTATTGCCGCAAGTATTCCGACTTCCCGATGCTGGTCCGGCTCGACGAGACAGACGGCAGGGTGGTCCCCGGCCGCTTCCTGCGCGCCGACGACCTCGACGGCAAGCTTGGCGAAGCCAACAATCCGGAATGGAAAACCGTCGCTTACGACGAGGTGTCGAGCGGCTTCGTCGCCCCGAACGGGTCCATCGGATACCGCTGGGGCGAAGATGGCGAGTGGAATCTCGAGGAACGCGCCAGCAAGGCCGACACGAAGCTGAAGATGAGCCTCGTGCTTGAGGAAGATCACGACGACGTTGTCGGCGTGGACTTTCCCTATTTCGGCGGCGAGTCCTTCGGCCAGTTCCAGACCGACGCCGATCATCCCAAGGTTTTGACAAGAAACATTCCGGTCAAGCGCGTGCGCACGCCCGACGGCGAGATCGCGGTTGCGACCGTGTTCGACCTGTTTTGCGCCAACTACGGCCTGGATCGCGGGCTCGGCGGCGACTGGGTGACCAGCGATTTTGCCGACGAGATGCCCGGTACGCCGGCCTGGGCGCAAAAGATCACGGGCGTTTCCGCCGACAAGATCATCCATGTCGCGCGCGAGTTCGCGCGAAACGCGGAGAAGACCAACGGCAAGTCGATGATCATCATCGGTGCTGCGATGAACCACTGGTTCCACATGGACATGAACTATCGTGGCGTCATCAACATGCTGGTGATGTGCGGCTGCGTCGGGCAGTCCGGCGGTGGCTGGGCCCACTACGTGGGGCAGGAGAAGCTTCGTCCGCAAACGGGCTGGCAGCCGCTCGCCTTCGCGCTCGACTGGAACCGTCCGCCACGGCACATGAACTCGACCAGCGCGTGGTACGCGCATACCGATCAATGGCGCTACGAGACATTGGCCGCGTCCGAAATCCTCTCGCCGACCGCGCCCGAGGGCGACTGGGATGCAAGCCTGATCGACTACAACATCCGCGCCGAGCGCATGGGATGGCTGCCATCCGCGCCGCAGCTCAAGACCAATCCGCTGGAGGTCGCAAAGGCCGCGAAGGCGGCGGGCAAGGACGTTCCCGCCTATGTCGCCGAGCAGCTCAAGTCGGGCGATCTGGAGATGTCGTGCCACGATCCGGACGATCCGGCGAACTGGCCGCGCAACCTGTTCGTCTGGCGCTCCAACCTCCTGGGATCCTCCGGCAAGGGGCATGAGTATTTCCTCAAGCACCTTCTCGGCACCGATCACGGCGTGATGGGCAAGGATCTGGGCGAGGAAGGGCGCCAGCTTCCAAGGGAGGCGAAATGGCACAAGGAGGGGCCGCGCGGAAAGCTCGACCTTCTGGTGACCATCGATTTCCGCATGTCCACCACCTGCGTCTATTCCGACATCGTCCTGCCGACGGCCAGTTGGTACGAGAAGGACGACATGAACACCTCGGACATGCATCCGTTCATCCATCCGCTGCAGGCGGCGGTGGATCCGGCCTACGAGAGCAAGTCCGACTGGGAGATCTTCAAGTCCATCGCCCGCAAGGTGCAGGACGTCGCGCCGGAAATCCTCGGCAAGGAAACCGACATCGTCGCGCTTCCGATCCTGCACGACACGCCGGCCGAGATCGCGCAGGACCAGGTCCGGGACTGGAAGAAGGGTGAATGCGAGCTGATCCCGGGCAAGACGGCCCCGAATTTCATTGCCGTCGAACGCGACTACACGGCGATCTACGACCGGTTCGTCGCGCTTGGCCCGCTCATGGACAAGCTCGGAAACGGCGGCAAGGGCATCAGTTGGAATACCCAGAGCGAGATCGACAATCTCTCCGCCATGAACGGCGTGCACACGAAAGGATCGGCAGCCGGTCGGCCGAAGATCGAAACGGCCATCGACGCCTGCGAGGTGATCCTCATGCTGGCGCCGGAAACCAACGGCGAGGTTGCGGTCAAGGCATGGCAGGCGCTGGAAAAGGCCACCGGACGTGCGCACACGCATCTGGCGGATGGCGAACATCACAACAAGATCCGCTTCAACGACATCGCAGCCCAGCCGCGCAAGATCATCTCGTCGCCGACCTGGTCGGGCATCGAAAGCGAGAAGGTCAGCTACAACGCCGGCTACACCAACGTGCACGAGCTTATTCCCTGGCGCACGCTGACCGGGCGTCAGCAGCTTTATCAGGACCATCTGTGGATGCGCGCGTTCGGGGAGGGCTTCATGTCCTATCGCCCGCCTGTCGACCTCAAGACGGTGGGGGCGGAGATCAATGCCGAAGCGCGCGACGGCGCTGCACACGTGGTGCTGAACTTCATCACGCCGCACCAGAAGTGGGGCATCCACTCCACCTACACCGACAACCTGCTGATGCTGACCCTCAACCGTGGAGGTCCGGTGATCTGGATTTCCGAGAACGACGCGAGGATCGCGGGGATCGTCGATAACGACTGGGTGGAACTCTACAACGTCAACGGGGCGCTGACCGCGCGGGCCGTGGTGTCCCAGCGGATCAAGGACGGCACCACGTTCATGTATCACGCCCAGGAAAAGATCGTGAACACACCCGGGTCCGAGAAGACCGGCAAGCGCGGCGGGATCCACAACTCCGTCACGCGCACGGTGCTCAAGCCGACGCACATGATCGGCGGCTACGCCCAGCAATCCTACGGGTTCAACTACTACGGGACCGTCGGATCGAACAGGGACGAATTCGTCATCGTCCGCAAGATGCAGAACGTCGACTGGCTCGACGGCGAAGCGACCGCAAAGGAGGCCGCAGAATGA
- the narH gene encoding nitrate reductase subunit beta has translation MRIRAQIGMVLNLDKCIGCHTCSVTCKNVWTSRDGVEYAWFNNVETKPGTGYPTDWENQARWKGGWERTKSGKLQPKQGAKWRILANIFANPNMPEIDDYYEPFDFDYDHLKSAPEMEAFPTARPRSRITGERMEKIEKGPNWEEILGGEFSKRSQDYNFEGIQKEIYGEYENTFMMYLPRLCEHCLNPTCVSSCPSGAIYKREEDGIVLIDQEKCRGWRMCVSGCPYKKIYYNWSTGKSEKCTLCYPRIESGNPTVCSETCVGRIRYLGVMLYDADKIEEAANAPETTDLYDAQLGVFLDPNDPAIIEAARADGIPEDWIKAARESPIWKMAMEWKVAFPLHPEYRTLPMVWYIPPLSPIQNAAEAGAIGMDGDMPDVRNLRIPLRYLANMLTAGDEAPVATALERMLAMRSYMRAKTVDGVNDEAVAARVGLTGAMIEDMYKIMALADYEDRFVIPTTHREQVEDAYDLKGGCGFTDGNGCSTGISKGSLFGGSKKPLKMPKEVM, from the coding sequence ATGAGAATCCGCGCACAAATCGGCATGGTGCTGAACCTCGACAAGTGTATCGGCTGCCACACCTGCTCGGTCACCTGCAAGAACGTCTGGACCAGCCGCGACGGTGTCGAATACGCCTGGTTCAACAACGTGGAAACCAAGCCCGGCACCGGCTATCCGACCGACTGGGAAAACCAGGCGCGCTGGAAAGGCGGCTGGGAGCGCACGAAATCCGGCAAGCTCCAGCCGAAGCAGGGGGCGAAATGGCGGATCCTGGCGAACATCTTTGCCAATCCCAACATGCCGGAAATCGACGACTACTACGAGCCGTTCGACTTCGACTACGACCATCTGAAATCGGCTCCGGAGATGGAGGCGTTCCCGACGGCGCGTCCCCGCTCCAGGATCACCGGCGAACGGATGGAGAAGATCGAGAAGGGGCCGAACTGGGAGGAGATCCTGGGCGGGGAGTTCTCCAAGCGCTCGCAGGACTATAATTTCGAGGGTATCCAGAAGGAGATCTACGGGGAATACGAGAACACCTTCATGATGTATCTCCCCCGTCTGTGCGAGCACTGCCTCAATCCGACCTGCGTCTCGTCATGTCCCTCGGGTGCGATCTACAAGCGCGAGGAAGACGGGATCGTCCTGATCGATCAGGAGAAATGCCGCGGCTGGCGGATGTGCGTCTCCGGCTGTCCCTACAAGAAGATCTATTACAACTGGTCCACCGGAAAGTCGGAAAAGTGCACGCTGTGCTATCCGCGCATCGAAAGCGGAAATCCCACGGTTTGCTCCGAGACCTGCGTCGGACGGATCCGCTATCTCGGCGTGATGCTCTATGACGCCGACAAGATCGAGGAAGCGGCAAACGCCCCGGAGACGACGGATCTCTACGATGCCCAGCTTGGCGTCTTCCTCGATCCGAACGATCCGGCGATCATCGAGGCCGCGCGCGCCGACGGCATTCCCGAGGACTGGATCAAGGCCGCGCGGGAAAGCCCGATCTGGAAGATGGCGATGGAGTGGAAGGTCGCCTTTCCGCTGCATCCCGAATACCGGACGCTGCCGATGGTCTGGTACATCCCGCCGCTCAGTCCCATCCAGAATGCCGCGGAAGCGGGCGCCATCGGGATGGACGGCGACATGCCGGACGTCCGCAATCTGCGCATCCCCCTGCGGTATCTCGCCAACATGCTCACGGCGGGCGACGAGGCACCGGTGGCAACCGCTCTGGAACGCATGCTTGCGATGCGCTCCTACATGCGCGCCAAGACGGTGGACGGCGTCAACGACGAGGCGGTCGCCGCTCGGGTCGGCCTGACGGGGGCGATGATCGAGGACATGTACAAGATCATGGCCCTTGCGGACTACGAGGATCGCTTCGTGATCCCGACCACCCACCGCGAACAGGTCGAGGACGCCTACGACCTCAAGGGCGGCTGCGGCTTCACCGACGGCAATGGATGTTCTACCGGCATCTCCAAGGGATCGCTGTTCGGCGGCTCCAAGAAGCCGCTGAAGATGCCCAAGGAGGTGATGTGA